The following are encoded in a window of Saccharothrix longispora genomic DNA:
- a CDS encoding SDR family NAD(P)-dependent oxidoreductase yields MPHSTDQVIEAFRASMKENERLRRLNRQLAAGRAEPVAVVAMSCRFPGGVTSPEQLWDLVAAGVDAVGPLPDDRGWDPADLAVGPTREGGFVSGVADFDPAFFGLTPREALAMDPQQRLLLETSWEAFERAGLDAAALHGSRTGVFVGTNGQEYLDLLAATGEDGSPHAGTGNAASVVSGRLSYTFGLEGPSVTVDTACSSSLVAIHLAAQAVRAGECSLALAGGVTIMVKPTAFVLYGRQGAVAPDGRCKAFAEGADGVGWAEGVGLVLLEKLSDARRNGHPVLAVLRGSAVNSDGASNGLTAPSGPAQRRVIRQALTASGLSASDVDLVEAHGTGTALGDPIEAGALLATYGRDRARPLLLGSVKSNIGHAQAASGVAGLIKVVMAMRHGTVPATLHAENPSRRVDWSTGAVELPTAARPWPETGAPRRAAVSSFGVSGTNAHVVVEAAPAGEVEAGEVEAGEVEAAPAGPVPWVLSARSREALRAQAARLRDHLAAGGDRPSDVAFSLTATRTALPHRAVLLDPADLGALAGGRPSATTAEGVADPDAARPVFVFPGQGAQWAGMGARLLDESPVFAARIGECADALAPHVDFSLVDVLRDGLALDRVDVVQPVSWAVAVALAALWEAHGVRPAAVVGHSQGEVAAACVAGGLSLGDGARVVALRARAIGRALSGRGGMLSVALPEAEVAPRLPSGLSIAAVNGPAAVVVSGEPAALDGLAASLAAEGARVRRVAVDYASHSAHVDAVRDDLLAALAPVRPVTGTVPFFSTRTGDWFDTAGLDAGYWFGNLRETVRFEQAVRGLVAVGHRAFVEVGPHPVLTAAVQGTAEAAGAPVAAVGTLRRDDGGSDRFALSLGEAFCAGVAADWSGFFPGARRVDLPTYPFQRTRLWPDLPAPAVGGRYRTGWTPIGPGRPLDGTWLVAVADEASWSPDGPAARVVVSADAGVTAARITEALGGVEPSGVLALTATDDGVTGVALTTALLRALGSLGLPAPLWCVTRGAVSTGDDDPVTNPGHAALWGLGRVAALEHPERWGGLVDLAGDELLLPDAPEDQVAVRRGGLLGRRLLPVSGTPATPGLSGTVLVTGGTGSVGSRVVRWVLEHGAEHVVIVARNAHEAAEDVTSVACSVTDREALAAAIAAIPADRPLTAVVHAARVVADGTLSALDDTRLLDPVRTALAGVPVLDELAGDVPLVVFAGLAGAVGGPGQAAAAAADAVAEAVVLRRRAAGRPGAVVAWAEWATGRGAELADALASRGLPALTPERALDAFGSALGSAFDGGPAQLVVADFGWERFAPWFAAERPSPLFAELEAFRRGRADTTAGDAAEPTTGLAGLPRAQAVRRLLDLVRDTAAAVLGHSSAAEVPARRAFSELGFDSLTAVELRNRLRAATDAPVPATAVFDHPTPEALAAHLAELLLGPAAVDAGLPAAGGSAPSDPIVIVGMACRYPGGVADADGLWRLVVEGRDVVGPFPTDRGWDLAGLGTTSATAEGGFLDDIAGFDAGFFGISPREALSMDPQQRLLLETSWEALEHAGIDPVGLRGSSTGVFVGAVGTDYRPPADVQGHHLAGTVASVLSGRVSYAFGLEGPAMTIDTACSSSLVALHLAARSLRAGESSLALAGGVMVMSTPAAFTGFTAQGGMAAGGRCRSFAESAEGTGWSEGVGVLVLERLSDARRNGHTALAVVRGSAVNSDGASNGLTAPNGPAQQRVIRAALADAGLAPSEVDVVEAHGTGTTLGDPIEAQAVLATYGQDRERPLLLGSVKSNLAHAQAAAGVAGIIKVVQAIRHGLVPGTLHVDRPSPHVDWESGAVRLVTGATAWPETGRPRRAGVSSFGASGTNAHVVVEQAPLAEARPATTAGPVPVLLSAATPEGLRAQAERWLDLDARALGDLAFSAATTRAHLEHRAAVVCADPAGLRHGLAVLAAGDTAPDVLVGRADRVPTTAFVFAGQGAQRAGMGAELARFPVFTAAFEEVRARLDVDVRSGDPDDTGVAQPALFAFEVALFRLVESWGLRPDVLVGHSVGEIAAAHVAGVLSLDDACRLVSARARLMAALPAGGAMLSVRAPEDVVAPLLPDGVVVAAVNAPDAVVVAGPADAVAEAGRRLAGFRTRPLRVSHAFHSPLVEPVLDDLRAALDGIAFAPPAVPLVSTVTGEPSDMSTVDYWVRQVREPVRFADAVAALDADTVVEIGPDGSLSAAVRDTAGPDVLVVPLARRDGAEDTTLLTGLARLHTRGVPVDWAAVLPGNRVALPTYAFRHERYWLARFAADEVGTVGLDATGHALVGAATPLPDSDGVLLTGRLSRHTHPWLADHRVGDTVLFPGTGFLDLAFRAGDEVGCPSVAELTLEQPLLLPEAGAVRVQVVVGPPDGAGTRTLAVFGRPDGDDAPWTRYAGGLLSPRAVEGVALDGAWPPAGAEPMDLDGFYEHHAERHFHYGPVFRGLTAVWRRDEDVFADVVLPGHEQGAAEGFGLHPALLDAALHAISFAHPDTDPKQLPFSWTGVALHATGAGRLRVRLASSGPDSVTLTVADTTGAPVATIGALVLRPADTGSPRGRADGLHSLIWTPVDTAGGVGAVEPVVLGSGTPELPGRRVADAAALAAELAADAPAPAFAVLPVPAEEGVTASVLEVLRDWAARDDLAAVPLLVLTRDAVAASPSDALTGLPASPVWGLVRSAQWEEPGRFLLLDHDGGADAALLAAAVASGEPQAAVRRGALLAPRVVRPAPGDVVALPSAFGVGEGWRLDATGSGAVDGIAAVPVHVPAPGPGEVLIGMRAAGVNFRDVLSVLGLAAGAEPGPLGVEGAGVVLEVGPGVTDLAPGDRVMGVLSGAYGPRALADRRTVTRVPDGWSWTEAATVPMAYLTAYYALVDLVGLKPGESVLVHAGAGGVGMAAIRLARHLGAEVYATASPGKWAALRELGLPDERIASSRTLDFADAFRAATGGRGVDVVLNSLAGAFTDASLELLAPGGRFAEMGKSDVRDPADHPGITYTAFDTVEAGPDRLGRMFAELLDLGAVRPLPATTWDVRRAPEAFRHVSQAKHTGKVVLTLPAPWRADGTVLITGGTGALGSRLARHLVAEHGATRLLLLGRRGPDAPGAAELRAELGDAGARVDVVACDAADPDAVAAVLAAVPAEHPLTAVVHAAGVLDDGVLSALTPERLATVLRAKADAALVLDRLTRDADLAAFTTYSSVVGTVGGPGQGSYAAANAFLDAHAQHRRARGLPGQSLRWGPWTAEAGMTAALGGASGRSGTRPLSWADGHALFDAALAAADPSPLPVRFDQAGLRANTDLPPLLSGLVTGAARRSAATEAADAGSFVDRLAGLTAGERRRALVRFVREQVAAVLGHRSPDAVEADRGFTDLGFDSLTVVELRNRVNGATGLRLAATTVFDHPTPTALAAHLLSLLEPGFESVPDAHLADLAALEAAVSGGLPEAARDEVAGRLRALLDLLGGGGDVPVPAGGAGFVDVIDDASDDEIFEFIDRELRGT; encoded by the coding sequence ATGCCCCACTCCACCGACCAGGTCATCGAGGCGTTCCGGGCGTCGATGAAGGAGAACGAGCGGCTGCGCAGGCTCAACCGGCAGCTCGCCGCCGGTCGCGCCGAGCCGGTCGCCGTCGTGGCCATGAGCTGCCGGTTCCCCGGCGGCGTCACCTCGCCCGAGCAGCTGTGGGACCTGGTGGCCGCCGGGGTCGACGCGGTGGGCCCGCTGCCCGACGACCGGGGCTGGGACCCGGCGGACCTGGCCGTGGGACCGACCCGCGAGGGCGGGTTCGTGTCCGGAGTCGCGGACTTCGACCCGGCGTTCTTCGGGCTCACCCCGCGCGAGGCGCTGGCGATGGACCCCCAGCAGCGGCTGCTCCTGGAGACGTCGTGGGAGGCGTTCGAGCGGGCCGGGCTGGACGCCGCCGCCCTGCACGGCAGCCGCACCGGCGTGTTCGTCGGCACGAACGGCCAGGAGTACCTGGACCTGCTGGCGGCGACCGGCGAGGACGGCAGCCCGCACGCGGGCACCGGCAACGCGGCGAGCGTCGTGTCCGGCCGGCTGTCCTACACGTTCGGGCTGGAGGGCCCGTCGGTCACCGTGGACACGGCGTGCTCGTCGTCGCTGGTCGCGATCCACCTGGCAGCGCAGGCGGTGCGGGCGGGGGAGTGCTCGCTGGCGCTCGCCGGCGGCGTCACGATCATGGTCAAGCCCACCGCGTTCGTGCTCTACGGCCGGCAGGGCGCGGTCGCGCCGGACGGCCGGTGCAAGGCGTTCGCCGAGGGCGCGGACGGCGTCGGGTGGGCCGAGGGTGTCGGCCTGGTGCTGCTGGAGAAGCTGTCCGACGCGCGCCGCAACGGGCACCCGGTGCTCGCGGTGCTGCGCGGGTCGGCGGTGAACTCCGACGGCGCGTCCAACGGGTTGACCGCGCCGAGCGGCCCGGCGCAGCGGCGGGTGATCCGCCAGGCGCTCACGGCGTCCGGGTTGTCCGCGTCCGACGTGGACCTGGTGGAGGCGCACGGCACCGGCACGGCACTGGGCGACCCCATCGAGGCCGGCGCGCTGCTCGCGACCTACGGCCGGGACCGCGCGCGACCGCTGCTGCTGGGGTCGGTGAAGTCGAACATCGGGCACGCGCAGGCCGCGTCCGGCGTGGCCGGGCTGATCAAGGTCGTGATGGCGATGCGGCACGGCACGGTGCCCGCGACCCTGCACGCCGAGAACCCGTCGCGGCGCGTGGACTGGTCGACCGGCGCGGTCGAGCTGCCGACCGCCGCCCGGCCGTGGCCCGAGACCGGTGCCCCGCGCCGCGCGGCCGTGTCGTCGTTCGGGGTCAGCGGCACCAACGCGCACGTGGTCGTGGAGGCCGCGCCCGCCGGGGAGGTGGAGGCCGGGGAGGTGGAGGCCGGGGAGGTGGAGGCCGCGCCCGCCGGGCCGGTGCCGTGGGTGCTGTCGGCGCGGTCCCGGGAGGCGTTGCGGGCGCAGGCCGCGCGGCTGCGCGACCACCTCGCCGCCGGGGGCGACCGGCCGTCCGACGTGGCCTTCTCGCTGACCGCCACCAGGACCGCCCTGCCGCACCGCGCCGTCCTGCTGGACCCGGCGGACCTGGGCGCGCTGGCCGGGGGCCGCCCCTCGGCGACGACCGCCGAGGGCGTCGCCGATCCCGACGCGGCCCGGCCCGTGTTCGTGTTCCCGGGCCAGGGCGCGCAGTGGGCGGGCATGGGGGCGCGGCTGCTCGACGAGTCGCCGGTGTTCGCCGCGCGGATCGGCGAGTGCGCCGACGCGCTCGCCCCGCACGTGGACTTCTCGCTGGTGGACGTGCTGCGCGACGGCCTCGCCCTGGACCGCGTGGACGTCGTCCAGCCCGTGTCGTGGGCGGTGGCGGTCGCGCTGGCGGCGCTGTGGGAGGCGCACGGGGTCCGCCCGGCCGCCGTCGTCGGCCACTCGCAGGGCGAGGTCGCGGCGGCGTGCGTGGCCGGCGGGCTGTCCCTGGGGGACGGTGCCCGGGTCGTCGCGCTGCGGGCGCGGGCGATCGGGCGGGCGCTGTCCGGGCGCGGCGGGATGCTGTCGGTGGCGCTGCCCGAGGCCGAGGTGGCCCCCCGGCTGCCGTCGGGGCTGTCGATCGCCGCCGTGAACGGGCCCGCCGCCGTCGTGGTGTCCGGGGAGCCGGCCGCGCTGGACGGGCTGGCCGCGTCGCTGGCCGCCGAGGGCGCGCGGGTGCGGCGCGTCGCCGTGGACTACGCCTCGCACTCGGCGCACGTGGACGCCGTGCGCGACGACCTGCTCGCCGCGCTGGCGCCCGTGCGGCCGGTGACCGGGACCGTGCCGTTCTTCTCCACCCGCACCGGGGACTGGTTCGACACCGCCGGCCTCGATGCCGGGTACTGGTTCGGGAACCTGCGCGAGACCGTGCGGTTCGAGCAGGCCGTGCGCGGACTGGTGGCGGTGGGGCACCGGGCGTTCGTCGAGGTCGGGCCGCACCCCGTGCTCACCGCCGCCGTGCAGGGGACCGCGGAGGCCGCGGGCGCGCCCGTCGCCGCCGTGGGCACGCTGCGGCGCGACGACGGCGGGTCCGACCGGTTCGCGCTGTCGCTGGGCGAGGCGTTCTGCGCCGGCGTCGCCGCGGACTGGTCGGGGTTCTTCCCCGGCGCGCGCCGGGTCGACCTGCCGACCTACCCGTTCCAGCGCACCAGGTTGTGGCCCGACCTGCCCGCGCCCGCGGTGGGCGGCCGGTACCGGACCGGGTGGACGCCGATCGGCCCCGGTCGCCCGCTCGACGGCACGTGGCTGGTCGCGGTGGCCGACGAGGCGTCGTGGTCCCCGGACGGCCCGGCGGCCCGCGTCGTGGTGTCCGCCGACGCCGGGGTGACCGCGGCCCGGATCACCGAGGCGCTCGGCGGTGTCGAGCCGTCCGGGGTGCTGGCGCTGACCGCCACGGACGACGGGGTCACCGGTGTCGCGCTGACGACGGCGCTGCTGCGCGCCCTGGGTTCCCTCGGCCTCCCCGCGCCGCTGTGGTGCGTGACGCGGGGCGCGGTGTCGACGGGTGACGACGACCCGGTGACCAACCCGGGCCACGCGGCGCTGTGGGGCCTGGGGCGGGTGGCCGCGCTGGAGCACCCGGAGCGCTGGGGCGGGCTGGTCGACCTGGCGGGCGACGAACTGCTCCTGCCCGACGCGCCCGAGGACCAGGTGGCGGTGCGGCGCGGTGGTCTGCTCGGCCGACGCCTCCTGCCGGTCTCCGGGACTCCCGCCACCCCCGGGCTGAGCGGCACGGTCCTGGTGACCGGCGGCACCGGCTCGGTCGGCTCGCGCGTCGTCCGCTGGGTGCTGGAGCACGGCGCGGAGCACGTGGTCATCGTCGCGCGGAACGCGCACGAGGCCGCGGAGGACGTGACGTCCGTCGCCTGCTCGGTCACCGACCGCGAGGCGCTGGCCGCCGCGATCGCCGCGATCCCCGCCGACCGGCCGCTGACCGCCGTGGTGCACGCCGCGCGCGTCGTGGCCGACGGCACGCTGTCCGCGCTGGACGACACGCGCCTGCTCGACCCGGTCCGCACGGCCCTGGCCGGTGTCCCGGTGCTGGACGAGCTGGCCGGGGACGTCCCGCTGGTGGTGTTCGCCGGCCTGGCGGGAGCGGTCGGCGGTCCGGGTCAGGCCGCGGCCGCGGCGGCGGACGCGGTGGCGGAGGCCGTCGTGCTGCGCCGCCGCGCCGCCGGGCGACCCGGGGCGGTCGTCGCCTGGGCCGAGTGGGCGACCGGGCGCGGCGCGGAGCTCGCGGACGCGCTTGCCTCGCGCGGACTGCCCGCGTTGACGCCGGAACGGGCCCTCGACGCGTTCGGCTCGGCCCTCGGTTCGGCGTTCGACGGCGGGCCCGCGCAACTCGTCGTGGCCGACTTCGGCTGGGAGCGGTTCGCGCCGTGGTTCGCCGCCGAGCGGCCCAGCCCGCTGTTCGCCGAGCTGGAGGCGTTCCGGAGGGGCCGCGCCGACACCACCGCCGGTGACGCCGCGGAACCGACCACCGGGCTGGCGGGCTTGCCCAGGGCACAGGCCGTGCGACGCCTGCTCGACCTGGTGCGCGACACCGCTGCCGCCGTGCTCGGCCACTCGTCCGCCGCCGAGGTGCCCGCGCGGCGCGCGTTCAGCGAACTCGGCTTCGACTCGTTGACCGCCGTCGAGCTGCGCAACCGGCTGCGGGCCGCCACGGACGCGCCGGTCCCCGCGACCGCCGTGTTCGACCACCCCACGCCCGAGGCGCTGGCCGCGCACCTCGCGGAACTCCTCCTCGGGCCGGCTGCCGTGGACGCCGGCCTCCCGGCCGCGGGCGGTTCCGCGCCGAGCGACCCGATCGTGATCGTCGGCATGGCGTGCCGCTACCCGGGCGGCGTCGCGGACGCCGACGGGCTGTGGCGACTGGTGGTCGAGGGGCGCGACGTCGTGGGGCCGTTCCCCACCGACCGGGGCTGGGACCTCGCCGGCCTGGGCACCACCAGCGCCACCGCCGAGGGCGGCTTCCTGGACGACATCGCCGGTTTCGACGCGGGCTTCTTCGGCATCTCGCCGCGCGAGGCGTTGTCGATGGACCCGCAGCAGCGGTTGCTGCTGGAGACCTCGTGGGAGGCGCTGGAGCACGCGGGCATCGACCCGGTCGGGCTGCGCGGCTCGTCCACGGGCGTCTTCGTCGGCGCGGTCGGCACCGACTACCGCCCGCCCGCCGACGTCCAGGGGCACCACCTGGCGGGCACGGTCGCGAGCGTGCTGTCCGGCCGCGTGTCGTACGCGTTCGGGCTGGAGGGCCCGGCGATGACGATCGACACGGCCTGTTCGTCGTCCCTGGTGGCGCTGCACCTGGCGGCGCGGTCGCTGCGGGCGGGCGAGTCGTCGCTGGCGCTCGCGGGCGGTGTGATGGTGATGTCCACGCCCGCCGCGTTCACCGGGTTCACCGCGCAGGGCGGCATGGCCGCCGGCGGGCGGTGCCGGTCGTTCGCCGAGTCGGCCGAGGGCACCGGCTGGTCGGAGGGCGTCGGCGTCCTCGTGCTGGAGCGCCTGTCGGACGCCCGCCGCAACGGCCACACCGCGCTCGCCGTGGTCCGGGGGAGCGCCGTCAACTCCGACGGCGCGTCGAACGGCCTGACCGCGCCGAACGGGCCGGCGCAGCAGCGGGTGATCCGGGCGGCGCTGGCCGACGCGGGCCTGGCACCGTCCGAGGTGGACGTGGTGGAGGCGCACGGCACCGGCACGACCCTGGGAGACCCGATCGAGGCGCAGGCCGTCCTCGCCACCTACGGCCAGGACCGCGAGCGGCCCCTGCTGCTCGGCTCGGTCAAGTCGAACCTGGCGCACGCCCAGGCCGCCGCCGGCGTCGCCGGGATCATCAAGGTCGTGCAGGCCATCCGGCACGGCCTGGTGCCCGGCACGCTGCACGTCGACCGCCCGTCCCCCCACGTCGACTGGGAGTCCGGCGCGGTGCGGCTGGTCACCGGGGCCACCGCGTGGCCGGAGACCGGCAGGCCGCGCCGGGCCGGCGTGTCGTCGTTCGGGGCGAGCGGCACCAACGCGCACGTCGTCGTGGAGCAGGCCCCGCTCGCCGAGGCGCGCCCGGCGACCACCGCGGGCCCGGTGCCGGTGCTCCTGTCGGCCGCCACCCCCGAAGGGCTGCGCGCGCAGGCCGAGCGGTGGCTGGACCTGGACGCCCGCGCCCTGGGCGACCTGGCCTTCTCGGCCGCGACGACCCGCGCGCACCTGGAGCACCGCGCCGCCGTCGTGTGCGCGGACCCGGCCGGGCTGCGGCACGGCCTGGCCGTGCTCGCCGCCGGCGACACCGCGCCGGACGTGCTGGTGGGCCGGGCCGACCGCGTGCCGACGACCGCGTTCGTGTTCGCCGGGCAGGGCGCGCAGCGGGCCGGCATGGGGGCGGAGCTGGCGCGGTTCCCCGTGTTCACCGCCGCGTTCGAGGAGGTGCGCGCACGCCTCGACGTGGACGTGCGGTCGGGCGACCCGGACGACACCGGCGTCGCGCAGCCCGCGCTGTTCGCGTTCGAGGTGGCGCTGTTCCGGCTGGTCGAGTCGTGGGGCCTGCGCCCGGACGTGCTGGTCGGGCACTCGGTGGGCGAGATCGCCGCCGCGCACGTCGCGGGCGTGCTGTCGCTGGACGACGCGTGCCGCCTGGTGTCGGCGCGGGCCCGCCTGATGGCCGCCCTGCCCGCGGGCGGCGCGATGCTGTCGGTGCGCGCCCCCGAGGACGTCGTCGCGCCGCTGCTGCCGGACGGCGTGGTCGTCGCCGCGGTCAACGCGCCGGACGCCGTGGTCGTCGCGGGCCCGGCGGACGCGGTGGCCGAGGCCGGGCGCCGGCTGGCGGGGTTCCGCACCCGACCGCTGCGGGTCAGCCACGCGTTCCACTCGCCCCTCGTCGAACCCGTGCTGGACGACCTGCGCGCCGCGCTCGACGGCATCGCGTTCGCGCCGCCCGCCGTCCCGCTGGTCTCCACGGTGACCGGCGAGCCGTCCGACATGTCCACAGTGGACTACTGGGTGCGCCAGGTGCGCGAACCGGTGCGCTTCGCCGACGCGGTCGCCGCGCTGGACGCGGACACCGTCGTCGAGATCGGCCCGGACGGCTCGCTGTCCGCCGCCGTGCGGGACACCGCCGGCCCGGACGTGCTGGTCGTGCCCCTGGCCCGCCGCGACGGCGCGGAGGACACCACCCTGCTCACCGGCCTGGCCCGCCTGCACACCCGCGGCGTCCCGGTGGACTGGGCGGCGGTCCTCCCCGGCAACCGGGTCGCGCTGCCGACCTACGCCTTCCGCCACGAGCGGTACTGGCTGGCGCGGTTCGCCGCCGACGAGGTGGGCACGGTCGGCCTCGACGCCACCGGGCACGCCCTGGTGGGCGCGGCGACCCCGCTGCCCGACTCGGACGGCGTGCTGCTCACCGGCAGGCTGTCCCGGCACACCCACCCGTGGCTGGCCGACCACCGCGTCGGCGACACGGTCCTGTTCCCCGGTACCGGTTTCCTCGACCTGGCGTTCCGCGCCGGCGACGAGGTCGGCTGCCCGAGCGTGGCCGAGCTCACCCTCGAACAGCCGCTCCTGCTGCCCGAGGCCGGCGCGGTGCGCGTGCAGGTCGTCGTCGGCCCGCCGGACGGGGCGGGGACGCGCACGCTGGCCGTGTTCGGCCGACCGGACGGCGACGACGCGCCGTGGACCCGGTACGCGGGCGGCCTGCTGTCCCCGCGGGCCGTGGAGGGCGTGGCGCTGGACGGGGCGTGGCCGCCCGCCGGGGCCGAACCGATGGACCTGGACGGCTTCTACGAGCACCACGCCGAGCGCCACTTCCACTACGGCCCGGTGTTCCGCGGCCTGACCGCGGTGTGGCGGCGCGACGAGGACGTGTTCGCGGACGTCGTGCTGCCCGGCCACGAGCAGGGCGCGGCGGAGGGCTTCGGCCTGCACCCGGCGCTGCTCGACGCGGCCCTGCACGCCATCTCGTTCGCGCACCCCGACACCGACCCGAAGCAGCTGCCGTTCTCCTGGACGGGGGTCGCCCTGCACGCCACGGGCGCGGGCCGGCTGCGGGTGCGGCTCGCGTCGTCCGGACCCGACTCGGTGACCCTGACCGTCGCCGACACCACCGGCGCCCCGGTGGCGACGATCGGCGCGCTGGTGCTGCGCCCGGCCGACACGGGGTCGCCGCGCGGCCGGGCCGACGGCCTGCACTCGCTGATCTGGACCCCGGTCGACACCGCCGGGGGGGTCGGGGCGGTGGAGCCGGTGGTGTTGGGTTCGGGCACCCCCGAACTGCCCGGCCGGCGCGTGGCCGACGCCGCGGCCCTGGCCGCGGAACTCGCCGCGGACGCACCCGCGCCCGCCTTCGCGGTGCTGCCGGTGCCCGCCGAGGAGGGCGTCACCGCGTCCGTGCTGGAGGTCCTGCGCGACTGGGCGGCCCGCGACGACCTGGCGGCGGTCCCGCTGCTGGTGCTCACCCGGGACGCGGTCGCGGCGAGCCCGTCCGACGCGCTGACCGGGCTGCCGGCCTCCCCCGTGTGGGGGCTGGTGCGCTCGGCGCAGTGGGAGGAACCCGGCCGGTTCCTGCTCCTCGACCACGACGGCGGCGCGGACGCCGCGCTGCTGGCCGCCGCCGTCGCCTCCGGCGAGCCGCAGGCCGCCGTGCGCCGGGGCGCGCTGCTCGCGCCGCGCGTGGTGCGGCCCGCGCCCGGTGACGTGGTGGCCCTGCCGTCCGCGTTCGGCGTCGGCGAGGGCTGGCGGCTCGACGCGACCGGCAGCGGCGCGGTCGACGGGATCGCGGCCGTGCCGGTGCACGTGCCGGCCCCCGGCCCCGGCGAGGTGCTGATCGGGATGCGCGCGGCGGGCGTGAACTTCCGCGACGTGCTGTCCGTGCTCGGTCTCGCGGCGGGCGCCGAACCCGGCCCGCTCGGCGTCGAGGGCGCGGGCGTCGTGCTCGAAGTCGGGCCGGGCGTCACGGACCTCGCGCCCGGCGACCGGGTGATGGGCGTGCTGTCCGGCGCGTACGGTCCGCGCGCGCTGGCCGACCGCCGCACCGTCACCAGGGTGCCGGACGGCTGGTCGTGGACCGAGGCGGCGACCGTGCCGATGGCCTACCTCACCGCGTACTACGCGCTGGTGGACCTGGTCGGGCTCAAGCCCGGCGAGTCGGTGCTGGTGCACGCGGGTGCGGGTGGCGTGGGCATGGCCGCCATCCGCCTCGCCCGGCACCTCGGGGCCGAGGTCTACGCCACGGCGAGCCCCGGCAAGTGGGCCGCCCTGCGCGAGCTGGGCCTGCCGGACGAGCGGATCGCGTCGTCGCGGACGCTCGACTTCGCGGACGCGTTCCGGGCCGCCACGGGCGGGCGCGGCGTCGACGTGGTGCTCAACTCGCTGGCGGGCGCGTTCACCGACGCCTCGCTGGAACTGCTCGCGCCCGGCGGGCGGTTCGCCGAGATGGGCAAGTCCGACGTCCGCGACCCCGCCGACCACCCCGGCATCACCTACACGGCGTTCGACACGGTCGAGGCCGGTCCGGACCGGCTCGGGCGGATGTTCGCCGAACTCCTCGACCTCGGCGCGGTCCGGCCGCTGCCCGCCACCACGTGGGACGTCCGGCGCGCGCCCGAGGCGTTCCGGCACGTCAGCCAGGCGAAGCACACCGGCAAGGTGGTGCTCACCCTGCCCGCGCCGTGGCGGGCCGACGGCACCGTGCTCATCACCGGCGGCACCGGCGCGCTCGGGTCGAGGCTGGCCCGGCACCTGGTCGCCGAGCACGGCGCCACCCGGCTGCTGCTGCTCGGCCGGCGCGGCCCGGACGCCCCCGGCGCGGCCGAACTGCGCGCGGAGCTGGGTGACGCGGGCGCGCGGGTGGACGTGGTCGCGTGCGACGCCGCCGACCCGGACGCCGTGGCCGCCGTGCTGGCCGCCGTGCCCGCCGAGCACCCGCTGACCGCCGTGGTGCACGCGGCGGGCGTCCTCGACGACGGCGTGCTGTCCGCGCTCACCCCGGAACGGCTCGCGACCGTGCTGCGGGCCAAGGCGGACGCGGCGCTCGTGCTCGACCGGCTCACCCGGGACGCCGACCTCGCCGCGTTCACCACCTACTCGTCCGTCGTCGGCACGGTCGGCGGTCCCGGGCAGGGCAGCTACGCCGCCGCCAACGCGTTCCTCGACGCCCACGCCCAGCACCGCCGGGCGCGCGGCCTGCCGGGCCAGTCCCTGCGGTGGGGCCCGTGGACGGCCGAGGCGGGCATGACCGCGGCCCTCGGCGGCGCGTCGGGCCGTTCCGGCACCCGGCCGCTGTCGTGGGCCGACGGGCACGCCCTGTTCGACGCCGCGCTGGCCGCCGCCGACCCGTCCCCGCTGCCCGTGCGGTTCGACCAGGCCGGGCTGCGCGCCAACACCGACCTGCCGCCGCTGCTGAGCGGCCTCGTCACCGGGGCGGCCCGCCGGTCCGCCGCGACCGAGGCGGCGGACGCGGGGTCCTTCGTGGACCGGTTGGCCGGGTTGACCGCGGGCGAGCGCAGGCGCGCCCTGGTCCGGTTCGTGCGCGAGCAGGTGGCCGCCGTGCTCGGGCACCGGTCCCCGGACGCCGTCGAGGCCGACCGCGGCTTCACCGACCTCGGGTTCGACTCGCTGACCGTGGTGGAGCTGCGCAACCGCGTCAACGGCGCGACCGGGCTGCGGCTGGCCGCGACCACCGTGTTCGACCACCCGACCCCGACAGCCCTGGCCGCGCACCTGCTGTCGCTGCTGGAACCCGGGTTCGAGTCCGTGCCGGACGCGCACCTGGCCGACCTCGCCGCCCTGGAGGCCGCCGTGTCCGGTGGCCTGCCCGAGGCGGCGCGGGACGAGGTGGCGGGCCGGCTGCGCGCCCTGCTCGACCTGCTCGGCGGTGGCGGGGACGTGCCGGTCCCCGCCGGCGGGGCGGGGTTCGTCGACGTGATCGACGACGCCAGCGACGACGAGATCTTCGAGTTCATCGACCGCGAGCTGCGCGGTACGTGA